The nucleotide window ATTAATGGACCTGAAGCTAAGTAATGCATAGACAGAACGTCGGAGGTGTGAGACTGAGCGTCGACTCGGGGTATCTACTTGGGAAATTCGAGGAGCTTCATAATCGTCCTTTGGAAATCTTCTCTCCGTACCGCGCCAACTGATGATGCCGTTGCCTTGCCTTCCGTATACGCCGAGAAAAATGATGAAAAATGGCATGACTGAAATCAAAGGAAGTCCAAAATATAACCTTCCATCAGACCGACATCCATACAAGTGAACTTCCGTTAAAATGCTATGCTGCCCACAGGGCAGAACCACTTTATGTTACTGGTGAACATAAATCGACTCCAAGCAAAATAGCTAAGCAACCGAAGAAACAAGGGATGGCCAAGAATTTAGCACCTGCGAGGGTTAGCACATGATGAGTTACTCTGACAGGAACGATTACTCACATCCTGTAGAAGCAGCTGCCCTCGGAGTAACGGTTCGGATCCGTGGTCTCGAACTTGTAGGAGATGCTGATGTCAAGGTCGCGCTTGTTCTTATCGTTCGGCTTGTTCTCGAGAACACCGGAaacaacttcctcctcctcgacggtCAGAACATCGCGAAGATAGAAGACGGTCTGCTTCCAGTGGGTGTATTTGGCATGGGGACcggtggagaaggtgatgGGCTTGTGGCAGGCGCCGAATTCAATATCGAACCAAGCGATCACTGCGTGGATGAAGTCACTGCGCTTGGCAGGAAGCGAAAAGGGTACCTTGAAGACCAAGTCGGCCGGAGTGACAGTGTAAAGGTCaagggtgatgatggggcaAGGGTCGGTAACGAGCGCCTTCATCTCGACAGTGTCGACAAGGGGCTCGGTAAGGGCAATCTGCTTCATCGGGCTGTAGTTGAATCCATACACATTGTCCCAGACTAAGATCCGTTAGCGTCCCAAGTTCATCGAAAATAGTGGCGCCAAGTGAAGTGTGCTTACATCCAATCTTGTCATCCTTGTACTCGCCATCCTCGATGGCAGCCAAGTACATGGTGGCCTTGTCGGGGAAGATCTTGCCGCCAGGAACAAGGTAACGGTCACGGGCGTAGAGAACGGTGTCCAACATGCTCTCATAGAGAAGGAAGTAGCCCATCCactcggagatgatgatatcaacCTTGGGATAAGGGAGGAcgacctcctccatctttccCTGGAGCAGGGTGATCTTGTCCGACAAGCCATTCACAGCAACAATCTCACGAGCCTTCTCAATGATCGACGACATATCGACACCAATCACATGCTTGGCTCCTGCCTTGGCGGCGAACCTTTTGAACCAAATGTGTTAGAAATATCCCGTTGTTGACCAGTCGATCGGCTTGAACATACATGCTGAGAATA belongs to Aspergillus luchuensis IFO 4308 DNA, chromosome 3, nearly complete sequence and includes:
- the rmtA gene encoding protein-arginine omega-N methyltransferase HMT1 (COG:K,O,T;~EggNog:ENOG410PH9Q;~InterPro:IPR029063,IPR041698,IPR025799;~PFAM:PF13649,PF08241,PF13847;~go_function: GO:0016274 - protein-arginine N-methyltransferase activity [Evidence IEA];~go_process: GO:0018216 - peptidyl-arginine methylation [Evidence IEA]); protein product: MAGEADSAAMTTSSADRMVGMDHAEVRYFTSYDHHGIHEEMLKDDVRTRSYRDSIYQNRHIFKDKVVLDVGCGTGILSMFAAKAGAKHVIGVDMSSIIEKAREIVAVNGLSDKITLLQGKMEEVVLPYPKVDIIISEWMGYFLLYESMLDTVLYARDRYLVPGGKIFPDKATMYLAAIEDGEYKDDKIGFWDNVYGFNYSPMKQIALTEPLVDTVEMKALVTDPCPIITLDLYTVTPADLVFKVPFSLPAKRSDFIHAVIAWFDIEFGACHKPITFSTGPHAKYTHWKQTVFYLRDVLTVEEEEVVSGVLENKPNDKNKRDLDISISYKFETTDPNRYSEGSCFYRMC